A single region of the Chryseobacterium sp. 6424 genome encodes:
- a CDS encoding acetyl-CoA C-acyltransferase produces the protein MQEVFIVSAARTPMGSFLGSLSTVPATKLGATAIKGALDKINLDPSLVQEVYMGNVLQAGEGQAPARQAALGAGLSNQTPATTINKVCASGMKAVMMAAQSIKAGDQHIIVAGGMENMSQVPHYYNARNATKLGDVKMQDGMVLDGLTDVYEKVHMGVCAEKCAAEHQFSREDQDNFAIESYKRSANAWSEGRFKDEVVPVEIPQRKGEPIVFSEDEEYKAVNFERISTLPTVFQKENGTVTAANASTLNDGASALILMSKEKVEELGLKPLAKIISYADAAHEPEWFTTAPAKALPAALKKANLEVSDIDFFEFNEAFSVVGLANNKILGLDAAKVNVNGGAVSLGHPLGSSGSRIIVTLVNVLKQNNGKYGAAAICNGGGGASAIVIENVQ, from the coding sequence ATGCAAGAAGTATTTATTGTATCCGCTGCACGTACCCCCATGGGGAGTTTCCTTGGGAGCCTTTCTACTGTGCCGGCTACTAAATTAGGTGCAACCGCCATCAAAGGCGCGTTAGATAAAATAAATCTTGACCCCAGCCTTGTACAAGAAGTTTACATGGGCAACGTATTGCAGGCAGGGGAAGGGCAGGCACCCGCAAGGCAGGCAGCCTTGGGAGCAGGTCTTTCAAATCAAACTCCTGCTACTACGATTAACAAAGTATGTGCTTCTGGTATGAAAGCGGTGATGATGGCTGCACAATCCATTAAAGCCGGAGATCAGCACATTATCGTAGCTGGTGGTATGGAGAATATGTCGCAGGTGCCACATTATTATAACGCACGAAACGCAACCAAACTAGGTGATGTAAAAATGCAGGACGGGATGGTGCTGGATGGCCTTACCGATGTGTACGAAAAAGTACATATGGGCGTGTGCGCAGAAAAATGTGCTGCCGAGCACCAATTCAGTCGGGAGGATCAGGATAATTTCGCTATCGAATCTTACAAACGTTCAGCAAACGCCTGGAGTGAAGGGAGGTTTAAGGATGAAGTAGTTCCAGTCGAAATTCCGCAGCGTAAAGGCGAACCAATTGTCTTTTCAGAAGATGAAGAATATAAGGCTGTAAATTTCGAGCGAATTTCAACACTACCCACTGTTTTTCAAAAGGAAAACGGTACGGTAACTGCCGCAAATGCCTCTACACTCAATGATGGTGCTTCTGCGCTGATCTTGATGTCTAAAGAAAAAGTGGAAGAACTTGGGTTGAAGCCTTTGGCGAAAATTATTTCTTATGCCGATGCAGCCCATGAGCCTGAGTGGTTTACTACGGCACCCGCAAAAGCACTTCCTGCCGCTTTGAAAAAGGCAAACCTGGAGGTTTCTGATATTGATTTCTTCGAGTTCAACGAAGCATTTTCTGTAGTAGGATTAGCCAACAACAAAATCTTGGGATTAGATGCCGCTAAGGTTAACGTGAACGGTGGCGCTGTATCATTAGGTCATCCGCTGGGCAGTTCCGGCTCCAGAATCATTGTAACACTGGTTAATGTACTGAAACAGAATAACGGCAAATACGGCGCGGCAGCTATTTGTAATGGCGGCGGTGGTGCCTCTGCGATCGT
- a CDS encoding nucleoside permease produces the protein MNLKLRLTILSFLQFFVWGAWLTTLGTYGFAYKQWSGAEFGAVFSTLGIASVFMPALMGIIADKWINAEKLYGTLHILYGTTLFLLAKTNDPTTFFWILLVGMCFYMPTLALSNSISYKLLKDSDYDVVKVFPPIRVWGTIGFIVAMWCTNIFSDEQSFSQFGISFGQSVADLFGNSLNANQFYFAGMFAIGLGIFSFFLPKCPPPKLISKDATLSQKLGLDAFKLFKQKKMALFFIFSMLLGAALQLTNMYGDTFLKDFGTIEAFKDSAVVQYSTMIISISQISETLFILAIPFFLYKFGIKKVMLISMFAWVLRFGFFSLGAPEGFGLLLILLSNIIYGMAFDFFNISGSLFVESTTDSKIRSSAQGLFMMMVNGFGAILGSSVSGWLISGYFTDSTGLKMWDEIWFVFAIYALVVAIAFAILFKHKHDPKVVAELKH, from the coding sequence ATGAATTTGAAATTACGTCTTACGATCCTCAGTTTTCTGCAGTTTTTCGTATGGGGCGCGTGGCTTACCACTTTGGGAACTTATGGCTTTGCTTATAAACAATGGAGCGGGGCAGAGTTTGGCGCTGTGTTCTCTACCCTTGGGATTGCATCGGTTTTTATGCCCGCACTTATGGGCATCATCGCGGATAAATGGATAAACGCGGAGAAACTGTACGGTACCCTGCACATCCTCTACGGCACAACGCTTTTCCTGCTGGCCAAAACTAACGATCCCACTACCTTCTTCTGGATTCTATTAGTTGGGATGTGTTTTTATATGCCGACACTGGCACTGTCGAACTCTATTTCATATAAATTACTTAAAGACAGTGATTATGATGTGGTAAAAGTGTTTCCGCCGATTAGGGTTTGGGGAACAATAGGCTTTATTGTGGCCATGTGGTGCACCAATATTTTCAGTGATGAGCAGTCATTCTCACAGTTTGGGATTAGTTTCGGACAATCCGTAGCTGATTTATTCGGCAATTCACTGAATGCCAACCAGTTCTACTTTGCCGGAATGTTTGCGATAGGTTTAGGGATCTTCTCTTTCTTCCTCCCGAAATGCCCACCACCAAAACTCATCAGTAAAGATGCGACACTTTCCCAGAAACTGGGCCTTGACGCGTTTAAACTGTTTAAGCAGAAGAAAATGGCACTTTTCTTCATCTTCTCGATGCTATTAGGTGCGGCGCTGCAACTGACCAACATGTATGGTGATACCTTCTTGAAAGATTTTGGGACTATAGAAGCTTTTAAAGACTCGGCGGTGGTACAGTACTCGACTATGATTATTTCTATATCGCAGATTTCAGAGACACTGTTTATATTGGCTATCCCGTTTTTCCTGTATAAATTCGGCATCAAGAAAGTGATGTTGATCTCGATGTTTGCTTGGGTCCTGCGTTTCGGATTCTTTTCCTTGGGTGCGCCGGAAGGTTTCGGTTTGCTGCTGATTCTCCTTTCAAATATAATCTATGGAATGGCTTTCGATTTCTTCAATATCTCCGGTTCGCTTTTTGTAGAAAGCACGACTGACAGTAAAATCCGTTCTTCTGCACAAGGGCTTTTTATGATGATGGTAAACGGTTTCGGCGCCATCTTGGGAAGTTCGGTGAGTGGCTGGTTGATTTCGGGTTATTTCACCGACAGTACAGGCCTGAAGATGTGGGATGAGATTTGGTTCGTATTTGCCATTTACGCTTTGGTAGTCGCAATTGCATTCGCCATCCTCTTTAAACACAAACATGACCCGAAAGTTGTTGCCGAACTGAAACATTAA
- a CDS encoding bifunctional nuclease family protein translates to MDYQRLTIRGISYSQTQSGAYALLLEHEESNVKLPVVIGNYEAQAISLGLEKDIHPPRPLTHDLFTKFVVSANFSLVSVIIYQIVDGVFFSNLNFKNNITAEELILDARTSDAVAMAVRFNAPIYTTPQVLSEAGILLELEEPTAEENFDNAANEGDLTSLPMEDLQKLLEDAVKEEDFDAAMEIQNEIKRRNKKIE, encoded by the coding sequence ATGGATTACCAAAGACTTACCATACGCGGAATTTCTTACAGCCAAACCCAATCTGGAGCCTACGCGCTGCTGCTGGAGCACGAAGAATCGAATGTGAAATTACCCGTAGTTATAGGGAACTATGAAGCACAGGCCATCTCTCTGGGGCTGGAGAAAGACATACATCCGCCGCGCCCGCTTACCCACGACCTTTTTACCAAATTTGTAGTGTCTGCCAACTTTTCTTTAGTATCAGTCATTATTTATCAGATAGTTGACGGCGTATTTTTTTCAAACCTGAATTTCAAAAATAATATTACCGCTGAAGAACTTATCTTAGACGCCCGAACTTCTGACGCGGTAGCCATGGCCGTTCGCTTTAACGCACCTATCTATACGACTCCGCAAGTCCTCAGCGAAGCCGGCATTTTGCTTGAACTTGAAGAGCCCACTGCGGAAGAAAATTTCGACAACGCCGCTAATGAAGGCGACCTGACCTCTTTACCGATGGAAGATCTGCAAAAACTACTGGAAGACGCCGTGAAGGAAGAGGATTTCGATGCTGCTATGGAAATACAGAACGAAATAAAGCGCAGAAACAAGAAGATTGAATAA
- a CDS encoding electron transfer flavoprotein subunit alpha/FixB family protein yields MAIFVYAENINGIYKKAAFEAVSYAKAVAQAAGDTVTAITVNPTDASDLLYKYGADQVIHIKDDGLKNFSAKAYAQALNEVANGEIIVFPHTTDASSVAPMLAVMKDYSLITNVLEVPESTSPFQVKRKAFSGKGFMHAKATAAGVILTVSQNAFGVKENPASGTEEVKNLTIANEDTKVLSHEQSSGKLDLKEAEVVVSAGRGMKGPENWGMIEELANVLGGATACSKPVSDIGWRPHAEHVGQTGKAIAPNLYIAVGISGAIQHLAGVNSSKTIVVINSDAEAPFYKSADYGVVGDAFQIIPELTKKIKAIKG; encoded by the coding sequence ATGGCAATATTCGTATATGCAGAAAATATAAACGGTATTTATAAGAAAGCAGCTTTTGAAGCGGTGTCTTACGCCAAAGCGGTTGCGCAGGCAGCAGGCGATACGGTAACCGCAATCACAGTGAACCCAACGGATGCTTCCGACTTACTTTATAAATATGGTGCAGACCAGGTTATACACATTAAAGATGACGGACTGAAAAACTTCAGTGCAAAAGCTTACGCGCAGGCATTAAATGAAGTGGCAAACGGTGAAATCATCGTTTTCCCGCACACCACAGATGCGTCTTCCGTGGCGCCGATGTTAGCCGTGATGAAAGACTATTCACTGATTACCAATGTGTTGGAAGTTCCTGAAAGCACCTCGCCTTTCCAGGTGAAGAGAAAAGCCTTTTCAGGTAAAGGATTTATGCATGCAAAAGCAACGGCCGCCGGTGTTATCCTGACTGTTTCTCAAAATGCATTTGGCGTAAAAGAAAATCCTGCTTCCGGGACTGAAGAAGTTAAAAACCTCACCATTGCAAATGAAGATACAAAAGTGCTTTCGCATGAGCAAAGCTCAGGAAAACTAGATCTGAAAGAAGCTGAAGTAGTCGTTTCTGCCGGAAGAGGAATGAAAGGGCCCGAAAACTGGGGAATGATCGAGGAACTGGCGAACGTATTGGGTGGGGCCACAGCCTGTTCGAAGCCTGTATCTGATATCGGTTGGCGCCCACACGCTGAACACGTAGGGCAAACTGGTAAAGCCATCGCACCGAATTTGTACATTGCAGTAGGTATTTCAGGCGCCATTCAGCATTTAGCGGGCGTTAATTCATCCAAGACTATTGTAGTTATCAACAGCGATGCGGAAGCTCCTTTCTACAAATCTGCGGATTATGGAGTGGTAGGTGATGCTTTCCAAATCATCCCAGAACTGACCAAGAAAATCAAAGCGATTAAAGGATAA
- a CDS encoding electron transfer flavoprotein subunit beta/FixA family protein, with the protein MKILVCISSVPDTTSKINFTADKSALDKNGIQWVINPLDEFALTKAVKLQESGATVTVLNIGDATTEPVIRKALAIGANEGIRVNTEPKDSYSVAKEIANVAQNGGYDLILCGKESLDYNGGAVPGMVAQLLGQPFVNACVGLEVNGTEATAVREIEGGKETISVKLPAVIAGQKGLVDEKDLIIPNMRGIMSARTKPLQIQEAAGANVKVEGVSFDAVPPRAAVKMVSPDNLDELVRLLHEEAKVI; encoded by the coding sequence ATGAAAATATTAGTTTGCATCAGTAGTGTACCCGATACTACATCTAAAATTAACTTTACAGCAGATAAGTCTGCGCTGGACAAAAACGGAATACAGTGGGTTATCAACCCGCTTGATGAGTTCGCTTTAACCAAAGCAGTTAAACTTCAGGAATCTGGTGCTACTGTAACCGTCTTGAACATCGGTGACGCCACTACAGAACCCGTAATCCGTAAGGCATTAGCCATCGGTGCCAATGAAGGTATCCGTGTAAATACCGAGCCTAAGGACAGCTATTCTGTGGCCAAGGAAATCGCAAATGTTGCCCAAAACGGTGGTTACGACCTTATCTTGTGCGGAAAAGAATCGCTGGATTATAACGGCGGTGCCGTACCGGGGATGGTGGCGCAATTGCTTGGTCAGCCTTTTGTAAATGCCTGTGTAGGACTGGAGGTGAATGGGACTGAAGCTACCGCAGTACGCGAGATTGAAGGTGGGAAAGAGACGATTTCTGTTAAACTTCCGGCCGTTATCGCTGGTCAGAAAGGTCTGGTAGATGAAAAGGATCTCATCATCCCGAACATGCGCGGCATCATGTCGGCACGTACCAAACCTTTACAGATTCAGGAAGCTGCAGGCGCAAACGTAAAAGTAGAAGGCGTGTCCTTTGATGCGGTGCCACCAAGGGCAGCCGTAAAAATGGTAAGTCCGGACAATCTGGATGAACTGGTTCGTTTACTACATGAAGAGGCTAAAGTTATCTAA
- a CDS encoding class I SAM-dependent methyltransferase, with product MKILDTDIQAYINANLHVDLHSLLLKKSPFPDVPMSQIVQQIKGKKIAQKKFSFLLKEGIIFPPHLNLEQASSQVTAEYKAQLLQGQSFVDLTSGFGIDAYFLSQRFSSVTLVERNHELLGIVKHNWDILNRKANFIHNELEDFLKENTQTYDVVYLDPARRGNDDRKKFLLEDLSPNILEIQSQLHQCGQLIMVKLSPLIDVSYLLSVLQDISEVHIIAVRNEVKELLVIIRPRLKVDGISITAINLASGEPAFNFQYGEEQIAIAEYSSPLKYLYIPNNAILKSGAFNLIAKRFKLKKLHPNTHFYTSEMLVNEFPGRVLEVAAIDAKELRKGERYNIISRNHPLTPEQIKRKYKITDGGNAYLIFTQTIDGKKIILKSTGY from the coding sequence ATGAAAATATTAGATACTGATATTCAGGCTTATATCAATGCAAATCTTCATGTGGATTTGCATTCTTTGTTATTGAAGAAATCCCCTTTTCCGGACGTGCCGATGTCGCAGATTGTACAGCAGATCAAAGGCAAGAAAATAGCGCAGAAGAAATTTAGTTTTCTACTCAAAGAAGGGATAATATTCCCGCCTCATCTGAATTTGGAACAGGCTTCGTCGCAGGTCACCGCTGAATATAAAGCGCAGTTGTTACAAGGGCAGAGTTTTGTGGATCTGACCTCAGGTTTTGGGATTGACGCATATTTCCTGTCGCAAAGATTTTCTTCGGTGACTTTGGTCGAAAGAAATCATGAACTTCTCGGAATTGTAAAACACAACTGGGATATACTAAACCGAAAAGCCAATTTCATACATAATGAACTGGAGGATTTTTTAAAAGAAAACACACAGACTTACGATGTAGTCTATCTGGATCCGGCGCGGCGCGGCAACGATGACCGCAAGAAATTTCTTTTGGAAGACCTTTCGCCAAATATCCTTGAAATACAGTCGCAATTACATCAATGCGGGCAGTTGATCATGGTTAAACTTTCTCCGCTGATTGATGTTTCCTACCTTCTCTCGGTGCTTCAAGACATCTCTGAAGTACATATCATTGCGGTCCGTAACGAAGTGAAAGAGCTTCTGGTGATTATAAGACCGCGGTTGAAAGTTGATGGCATCAGCATCACAGCTATCAACCTAGCGAGTGGCGAGCCGGCATTCAATTTTCAGTACGGCGAAGAGCAGATTGCCATTGCTGAATATTCATCACCGCTGAAATACCTTTATATCCCCAACAATGCGATATTGAAATCCGGCGCATTCAATTTAATCGCAAAACGTTTCAAACTGAAAAAACTACATCCGAACACCCATTTTTACACATCAGAAATGTTAGTTAATGAGTTTCCTGGTCGCGTACTTGAAGTGGCGGCAATTGATGCAAAGGAGCTGCGCAAAGGTGAACGCTACAACATTATTTCGCGCAACCATCCGCTTACGCCAGAGCAGATCAAGCGTAAATATAAAATTACCGATGGCGGAAATGCGTACCTCATTTTCACTCAAACCATAGACGGAAAAAAAATAATTTTAAAATCTACAGGATATTGA
- a CDS encoding methylmalonyl-CoA mutase family protein has protein sequence MFGKTSLQDWEKLVQQQLRTEDIYSVLSKENLEGISVKPYYDSVKQPLPTLPRIEESTQLVAPYLPESEEGIFAYLLDENVENLTDKSLFINNKDLAEHVAVQDENLYFSLVNIFSEDETGELNEQLGKELLAKSFERNICVDVSLHQNAGASMVQQLAFALGKAKEVAETFGPEVFSKLIFRFAIGTDYFLEIGKIRAFKLLFRQLTAEYGLNEWPYIFAETTQRNKAVHDPENNLIRSTIELSAAMIGGADAVFSHPYDLSANNVSSQEISFKQQIVLAYESIINVFDDAGNGSYYIEEVTRQLAENAWQLFLQMEEEGGYLQLLKTFKIQHMVYEQSVRAQQWVEEGKTKLIGVNLYPQLKKTRNVEDLYDRNLIKPVRLSEMFE, from the coding sequence ATGTTTGGTAAAACTTCACTTCAAGATTGGGAAAAACTCGTACAGCAACAGCTGAGAACAGAGGATATTTATTCGGTGCTCAGTAAAGAGAATCTCGAAGGGATTTCCGTAAAACCTTATTATGACTCGGTAAAACAGCCTTTACCTACACTCCCGAGGATTGAAGAATCTACCCAACTGGTCGCGCCTTATCTGCCGGAATCCGAAGAAGGGATTTTCGCCTACCTGCTTGATGAGAATGTGGAGAACCTTACCGATAAATCTTTGTTTATCAACAATAAAGACCTTGCCGAACATGTGGCGGTACAGGATGAGAACCTTTATTTTTCACTCGTTAATATTTTTTCTGAAGACGAAACCGGCGAACTGAATGAGCAATTAGGCAAGGAACTTTTGGCTAAATCTTTTGAAAGGAATATTTGCGTTGACGTTTCTCTACATCAAAATGCAGGGGCGTCTATGGTGCAGCAACTCGCGTTTGCGCTGGGCAAAGCAAAAGAAGTAGCCGAAACATTCGGACCGGAAGTGTTCAGCAAACTTATTTTCCGTTTTGCCATCGGTACAGATTATTTTCTTGAAATCGGTAAGATTCGCGCTTTTAAACTCCTGTTCCGGCAGCTTACCGCAGAATATGGGTTGAATGAGTGGCCATATATTTTTGCAGAAACCACCCAGCGCAATAAAGCTGTACACGATCCTGAAAACAACCTGATCCGTTCCACCATTGAGCTTTCCGCTGCCATGATTGGTGGTGCAGACGCGGTTTTCAGTCACCCATACGACCTATCGGCTAACAACGTTTCTTCACAGGAAATTTCTTTCAAGCAGCAGATTGTTTTAGCGTATGAAAGCATCATCAATGTCTTCGATGATGCTGGTAACGGCAGTTACTATATCGAAGAGGTTACGCGCCAACTGGCAGAGAATGCATGGCAACTTTTCCTTCAGATGGAGGAGGAGGGTGGTTATTTGCAACTCCTCAAAACCTTTAAAATACAGCACATGGTTTACGAGCAATCTGTCCGCGCACAACAGTGGGTTGAGGAAGGTAAAACCAAACTGATCGGCGTCAATCTGTATCCGCAACTGAAAAAAACAAGAAACGTGGAAGATTTGTATGATAGGAACCTCATCAAACCGGTACGCCTTTCTGAAATGTTCGAATAA
- a CDS encoding FtsB family cell division protein, with the protein MSELIKDIKPKTRAFRLFQKYMLNKYFITVALFMVWMTFFDSNSFLVINEMNGEISKYEKQLAYYKEEYQKNDEFYKKLMNDKQEKEKYARENYFMKKPNEEIFILVVDSTQLKKTP; encoded by the coding sequence ATGAGTGAACTCATCAAAGATATAAAGCCAAAAACCCGTGCCTTCCGCCTGTTCCAGAAGTATATGCTCAATAAATATTTCATAACGGTGGCACTTTTTATGGTGTGGATGACTTTCTTTGACAGCAATTCGTTCCTGGTCATCAACGAAATGAACGGCGAGATCAGCAAATACGAGAAACAACTGGCGTATTATAAAGAAGAATATCAAAAAAACGATGAGTTCTACAAAAAACTGATGAACGACAAGCAGGAAAAAGAAAAATACGCCCGCGAAAACTACTTTATGAAAAAACCGAATGAAGAAATCTTTATTCTGGTGGTTGACAGCACACAATTGAAAAAAACACCTTAA
- the udk gene encoding uridine kinase yields MLVIGIAGGTGSGKTTVVNKILQQLNAEGVNVLSQDNYYHDNPQLTLAEREVLNYDHPKSIDFDLLIKHVKALKTGETIEQPIYSFVTHSRTGDHVLIEPKNVLIVEGILVLTNAELLKEFNLKVFVHADSDERLIRRIRRDTQERGRDLQEVLHRYQTTLKPMHQEFIEPSKNEADLIVPNMKQNTVAIDFLSTVINNTLKKSHVS; encoded by the coding sequence ATGCTCGTAATCGGAATTGCCGGCGGAACAGGATCAGGAAAAACCACTGTCGTAAATAAAATCCTGCAACAACTTAATGCAGAAGGGGTAAATGTACTTTCTCAGGACAATTATTATCATGATAATCCCCAACTTACATTGGCCGAGCGGGAAGTCCTTAATTACGATCATCCGAAATCTATTGATTTCGACCTGCTGATAAAGCATGTGAAAGCCCTGAAAACCGGCGAAACCATCGAACAGCCCATCTATTCCTTCGTTACACATTCGCGTACGGGCGACCATGTACTCATCGAACCGAAAAATGTACTGATCGTAGAAGGGATTTTGGTGCTTACCAATGCTGAATTACTGAAAGAATTTAACCTCAAAGTATTTGTACACGCAGATTCTGATGAGCGTTTGATCCGCAGAATCCGTAGGGATACACAAGAGCGCGGCCGCGACCTACAGGAGGTGTTGCACCGTTACCAAACCACGCTTAAGCCTATGCATCAGGAATTTATAGAGCCTTCAAAGAATGAAGCAGACCTTATTGTCCCGAACATGAAGCAAAATACTGTCGCCATTGATTTTCTGTCAACCGTTATCAATAACACGCTGAAAAAGTCCCACGTGTCATGA
- a CDS encoding vancomycin high temperature exclusion protein: MKKILDIFKFFFILIECGVLLMILANIWVFALTNGRTFTKISKIPPRETALVLGTSPRMKSGVSNPYFTARMDATALLYHHGKIKKIIVSGEKSPGYDEPFAMKNYLVYQEGVPENIITEDPKGFKTQASINNCKNVFKQNDVIIVSQGFHNLRALFYARNNQMNALGFDAQDVLANRSYYRNQSREFLARVLAVVYYIFGIERKSSMP; this comes from the coding sequence TTGAAGAAAATACTCGACATATTTAAGTTTTTTTTCATTCTGATAGAATGCGGTGTACTACTGATGATTTTGGCCAATATCTGGGTATTTGCGCTTACCAATGGCCGTACGTTCACCAAAATATCAAAGATTCCACCGCGAGAAACCGCCTTGGTGCTGGGTACTTCACCACGTATGAAATCGGGCGTATCCAATCCTTATTTTACTGCCCGGATGGATGCTACCGCTTTGCTTTATCACCACGGTAAAATCAAGAAGATAATCGTCAGCGGCGAAAAAAGTCCTGGTTATGATGAACCTTTCGCGATGAAGAATTACCTTGTCTATCAGGAAGGCGTGCCTGAAAACATCATTACCGAAGACCCTAAGGGCTTCAAGACGCAGGCAAGCATCAATAACTGTAAAAATGTCTTCAAACAGAATGATGTGATTATCGTATCACAGGGTTTCCACAACCTTCGGGCGCTGTTTTATGCAAGGAACAACCAGATGAACGCGCTGGGCTTTGATGCGCAGGATGTGCTGGCAAACCGCAGTTATTACAGAAACCAGTCGCGCGAATTCTTGGCGCGTGTGCTGGCCGTTGTTTATTACATTTTCGGTATCGAACGAAAGAGCAGCATGCCATAA
- a CDS encoding 2Fe-2S iron-sulfur cluster-binding protein: protein MEKLVPRANQAAFHRLKLTKKQLLTKNTFAFEFEVPQELKPNFRFDAGQYVTLRYASKGQVVQNDFSMTSAPHEENIALGIKIGSDESSTKDLYYDVETGDYVEVSEPQGRFTLISKPHEFRTILGFAGGIGITPLISHFKHILHQEPRTRLFLFYGNRKSEEIAFKQDLDALVDKYGDRLQIYYFFSREEAGDHLFQGRLDEKKLHLIINQILHLDDTDEESTIWDAVDEVLICGKGEMIKSLANACYNNGIPKKNIHFELFQEYNEDIYPVEKQFPVIENIAVEFQLFNNTYVTQLPNNRTKLLQQLLIQDFPVPYSCKSGICGSCVCTLEEGEVELLDNEYLTEKEEKSGQILACMSVVLSDKIKVNFDVI, encoded by the coding sequence ATGGAAAAACTAGTACCTAGAGCGAACCAGGCAGCCTTTCATCGGCTAAAATTAACGAAAAAGCAGCTACTGACCAAAAACACTTTCGCGTTTGAATTTGAGGTTCCGCAGGAATTGAAACCAAATTTCAGGTTTGACGCCGGGCAATATGTAACGCTCAGATATGCATCGAAAGGACAGGTAGTTCAGAATGATTTTTCAATGACTTCTGCGCCGCATGAAGAGAATATCGCGTTAGGAATAAAGATTGGCTCGGATGAAAGTTCTACCAAGGACCTTTATTATGATGTTGAGACTGGGGATTATGTAGAGGTTTCTGAGCCGCAGGGACGTTTCACCCTGATCTCAAAGCCCCACGAGTTCCGTACAATACTCGGATTTGCTGGTGGTATTGGCATTACCCCGCTCATCAGTCATTTCAAACATATCCTGCACCAAGAACCGCGCACGCGTCTTTTCCTGTTTTACGGCAATAGAAAGTCAGAGGAAATCGCATTTAAACAAGACCTCGATGCACTGGTTGATAAATACGGTGACCGGCTGCAGATTTATTATTTCTTCTCGCGCGAAGAGGCTGGCGACCACCTTTTCCAGGGCCGGTTGGATGAGAAAAAACTGCACCTGATCATTAATCAAATTCTTCATCTCGATGATACTGATGAAGAATCTACCATTTGGGATGCCGTGGATGAAGTGCTGATTTGTGGTAAAGGTGAAATGATAAAATCTTTGGCGAATGCCTGCTATAACAATGGGATCCCGAAGAAGAATATTCATTTTGAACTGTTTCAGGAGTATAATGAGGATATTTATCCGGTGGAAAAACAATTTCCGGTGATTGAAAACATTGCTGTCGAATTTCAACTGTTCAATAATACCTACGTCACCCAGTTGCCAAATAACCGTACCAAATTGTTGCAGCAGTTGCTCATACAGGATTTCCCGGTTCCGTATTCTTGCAAATCGGGCATCTGCGGAAGTTGTGTCTGTACTTTAGAGGAAGGTGAAGTTGAACTTCTAGATAATGAATATCTTACGGAGAAAGAAGAGAAATCGGGGCAGATCCTGGCGTGTATGTCGGTTGTCCTGAGTGATAAAATTAAAGTAAATTTTGATGTGATATAA
- a CDS encoding TlpA family protein disulfide reductase, with translation MKKIFLGMMTFAALTACKKENSLTETNEISATDTATITQTEAPDIIPYQQVELNVKEMSEMLAKKDNDTLYITNFFATWCGPCVREIPHFREKMQETKSQPVKFTFVGLDVKEDWPTKVKEFVEAHQMSENTVLINPETLTPEFFPANFKQWDGGSIPFTFMRKGDKTDETIGMMSKEMLSSKINSFGK, from the coding sequence ATGAAAAAAATATTCCTCGGTATGATGACTTTTGCAGCATTAACCGCCTGTAAAAAAGAAAACAGCCTTACCGAAACCAACGAAATCTCTGCAACTGATACAGCTACAATTACCCAAACTGAGGCACCGGACATCATCCCTTATCAGCAAGTAGAACTTAATGTAAAGGAGATGTCGGAAATGCTTGCGAAAAAAGACAATGACACTTTATATATCACCAACTTTTTTGCAACTTGGTGTGGCCCGTGCGTTCGTGAAATCCCTCATTTCAGAGAGAAAATGCAGGAAACTAAATCACAGCCAGTGAAATTTACCTTTGTAGGTTTAGACGTGAAAGAGGACTGGCCCACCAAGGTGAAAGAGTTTGTTGAAGCGCATCAAATGTCGGAAAATACGGTGCTTATAAACCCAGAAACTTTGACACCAGAGTTCTTCCCAGCGAATTTCAAGCAGTGGGACGGCGGTTCCATCCCGTTTACCTTCATGCGCAAAGGCGATAAAACCGATGAAACCATCGGAATGATGAGTAAAGAAATGCTGAGCAGTAAAATAAATTCTTTCGGTAAATAA